TCGGTTGGGAGAGCAATAGCTTCATCTAGCGAATTGGTATGTAAGCTTTGGGTATGCCCCAAAGCCGCTGCCATGGCCTCTACGCAAGTTCGGGTTACGTTGTTGAAAGGGTCTTGTTCGGTAAGCGACCATCCCGAAGTTTGGCAGTGAGTTCTCAATGCCAATGATTTAGCATTTTTAGGATTAAATTGTTTGACAATTTTAGCCCAAAGCAACCTGCCAGCACGCATTTTGGCAATTTCCATAAAATGGTTCATGCCTATAGCCCAGAAAAACGATAAACGAGGGGCAAAGTTATCGACATCTAAGCCTGCCGCAATACCTGTACGAAGGTATTCGAGGCCATCGGCAAGGGTATAGGCCAATTCTAAGTCGGCAGTAGCACCAGCTTCTTGCATGTGGTAGCCAGAAATAGAAATAGAATTGAATTTTGGCATATTCTGAGCCGTATATTCAAAAATATCGGCAATAATACGCATCGAAGGAATGGGCGGATAGATATAGGTATTCCGCACCATAAATTCTTTTAGAATATCATTTTGAATTGTTCCTGATAGTTTGTCAGCAGCAACGCCCTGTTCTTGGGCTGCTACAATATAAAAAGCCATGATAGGCAATACTGCCCCGTTCATGGTCATAGATACCGACATTTGGTCGAGGGGAATTTGGTCGAAGAGTATTTTCATATCTTCAACCGAATCGATGGCTACACCAGCTTTTCCAACATCGCCAGTTACACGTGGGTGGTCAGAGTCGTAGCCTCGGTGAGTGGCCAAGTCGAAGGCTACCGAAAGCCCTTTTTGACCTGCTGCTAAGTTGCGTCGATAAAAAGCATTAGATTCTTCGGCCGTCGAGAATCCTGCATATTGGCGAACGGTCCAAGGCTGTTGTACATACATGGTCGAATAAGGACCACGCAAATAGGGGGGAAGCCCTGCCGCAAAACCAAGATGTTGAGCATCGTTCAAATCAACTTGGGTAAAATACGGTTTTACAGGAATTCCTTCGGGAGCTTTCCAAAATTTTGCTGAAGTTGGCTGAATATCCTGAACAGTTCCTTCCTGAAGGCGAATATTTGAAAGATTAGGTTTCATAAAATCAACAAATTGAATACTTGGTTTTAGTCATGAATAGTACCTTTTGAGGAGCTATTCTCTTTTGTTTTGTTATGGAGAAATATACTAAGCTTGCTCAATCACTTCGGACAAGCGAAGGTTGGGCAATAAGGCAAAATTGCTAGCCGATACCTGAGTTTTGGGTTGATAAATAAAAGGTTTTTCGTCGGCTCTAAACTTGTTTACACCAATCATAATGGCTTTTCCTAGCTGAATATTACTAGCTCTACGTTCTTGATTAGTAGCAATTTGCTTTTGTATCCATTCCTGCTCGAAAGCCTTAATAGAACCACCAAGTTGGCTAATTTCTTGTAATAAAGCAAACGATTTTTCGGCAATAGCA
The DNA window shown above is from Flectobacillus major DSM 103 and carries:
- the scpA gene encoding methylmalonyl-CoA mutase yields the protein MKPNLSNIRLQEGTVQDIQPTSAKFWKAPEGIPVKPYFTQVDLNDAQHLGFAAGLPPYLRGPYSTMYVQQPWTVRQYAGFSTAEESNAFYRRNLAAGQKGLSVAFDLATHRGYDSDHPRVTGDVGKAGVAIDSVEDMKILFDQIPLDQMSVSMTMNGAVLPIMAFYIVAAQEQGVAADKLSGTIQNDILKEFMVRNTYIYPPIPSMRIIADIFEYTAQNMPKFNSISISGYHMQEAGATADLELAYTLADGLEYLRTGIAAGLDVDNFAPRLSFFWAIGMNHFMEIAKMRAGRLLWAKIVKQFNPKNAKSLALRTHCQTSGWSLTEQDPFNNVTRTCVEAMAAALGHTQSLHTNSLDEAIALPTDFSARIARNTQLFLQNETNITRVVDPWGGSYYIEYLTKELVNKAWSLIEEVESLGGMAKAIETGLPKMRIEEAAARKQARIDSGKDIIVGVNKYKLKEETAIEILEVDNQAVRLSQIERLEHIKAQRNSEKVAAALEKLTNAAQQQNDNLLALAVDAARERATLGEISMALEKVYGRHKAIIRSISGVYSAEVTDDENFRIAKEMADAFAKQEGRRPRIMVAKMGQDGHDRGAKVIATSFADLGFDVDITPLFQTPEEVAKQAAENDVHIVGASSLAAGHKTLIPELIAELKKLGRDDIMVVAGGVIPAQDYDYLYNAGVKGVFGPGTIISIAAQKILKELME